From the Anopheles coustani chromosome X, idAnoCousDA_361_x.2, whole genome shotgun sequence genome, one window contains:
- the LOC131268621 gene encoding protein singed, translating into MNGSGYEINTNGDILLQNQQKGWWTIGLINGQYKYMTAETFGYKLNANGASLKKKQLWTLEPSNTGDSIIYLKSHLGRYLSVDTFGNVLCESEERDAGSRFQISITDDNSGRWALKNEQRGYFLGGTPEKLTCTAKAPGKSELWSVHLAARPQVNLRSVGRKRFAHLSDTQDEIHVDANIPWGEDTLFTLEFRADEDGRYALHTCNNKYLNSSGKLENKCTDDCLFSAEYHSGHLALRDRHGLYLSPIGSKAVLKSRSQTVTRDELFSLEDSLPQASFIAALNNKYVSVKQGVDVTANQDEIGENETFQLEFDWSAHRWALRTTQDRYWCLSTGGGIQATGNRRSADALFELEWHGDGSVSFRANNGKLLATKRSGHLFATAEAIEETTKFYFYLINRPILVLKCEQGFVGYRAPGSNKLECNKAIYETILVERAQKGIVHFKGQNGKYWRVDGEGIAADSDVPCDGFFIELREPTRICLRSSDGRYLGATKNGTFKLVDTGYDTATQWEY; encoded by the exons ATGAATGGCTCCGGCTATGAGATAAACACGAACGGCGACATCCTGCTACAGAACCAGCAGAAGGGCTGGTGGACGATCGGCCTGATCAATGGCCAGTACAAATACATGACGGCCGAAACGTTCGGCTACAAGCTGAACGCCAACGGTGCCAGCCTGAAGAAGAAGCAGCTGTGGACGCTCGAGCCGTCGAACACGGGCGACA GCATCATCTATCTGAAGTCGCACCTCGGGCGCTACCTGTCGGTGGACACGTTCGGCAATGTGCTGTGCGAGTCGGAGGAGCGCGACGCCGGCAGCCGGTTTCAGATCAGCATCACCGACGACAACTCGGGCCGCTGGGCGCTGAAGAACGAGCAGCGCGGCTACTTCCTGGGCGGCACGCCCGAGAAGTTGACCTGCACCGCCAAGGCGCCGGGCAAGAGCGAGCTGTGGAGTGTGCATCTGGCCGCCAGGCCGCAG GTGAATCTGCGCTCGGTTGGACGCAAGCGGTTCGCCCATCTGTCGGACACGCAGGATGAGATCCACGTCGACGCCAACATCCCGTGGGGCGAGGACACGCTGTTCACGCTGGAGTTCCGCGCCGACGAGGACGGCCGCTACGCTCTGCATACGTGCAACAACAA ATACCTCAACTCGAGCGGCAAGCTGGAGAACAAGTGCACCGACGACTGCCTGTTCTCGGCCGAGTACCACAGCGGTCACCTGGCGCTGCGTGACCGCCACGGCCTCTACCTGTCGCCGATCGGCTCGAAGGCGGTGCTGAAGTCCCGCTCGCAGACGGTGACGCGCGACGAGCTGTTCTCGCTGGAGGACTCGCTGCCGCAGGCGTCGTTCATCGCCGCGCTCAACAACAAGTACGTGTCGGTGAAGCAGGGCGTGGACGTGACCGCCAACCAGGACGAGATCGGCGAGAACGAGACGTTCCAGCTGGAGTTCGACTGGTCGGCGCACCGGTGGGCGCTGCGCACCACCCAGGACCGCTACTGGTGCCTGTCGACCGGCGGCGGCATCCAGGCGACCGGCAACCGCCGCTCGGCCGACGCCCTCTTCGAGCTCGAATGGCACGGCGACGGTTCGGTGTCGTTCCGCGCCAACAACGGCAAGCTGCTGGCGACCAAGCGCTCCGGCCACCTGTTCGCCACCGCCGAGGCGATCGAGGAGACCACCAAGTTCTACTTCTACTTGATCAACCGCCCGATCCTGGTGCTCAAGTGCGAGCAGGGCTTCGTCGGCTACCGGGCCCCGGGCAGCAACAAGCTCGAGTGCAACAAGGCCATCTACGAGACGATCCTGGTCGAGCGCGCCCAGAAGGGTATCGTCCACTTCAAGG GACAAAATGGCAAGTACTGGCGTGTGGATGGCGAAGGCATCGCCGCCGACTCGGACGTCCCGTGCGACGGTTTCTTCATCGAGCTGCGCGAACCGACGCGCATCTGTCTGCGCTCGAGCGACGGCCGCTACCTCGGCGCCACCAAGAACGGCACGTTCAAGCTCGTCGACACCGGCTACGATACCGCCACCCAGTGGGAGTACTAA